One region of Ornithorhynchus anatinus isolate Pmale09 chromosome X5, mOrnAna1.pri.v4, whole genome shotgun sequence genomic DNA includes:
- the HAPLN2 gene encoding hyaluronan and proteoglycan link protein 2: MSCHPLRPLLLLLFLTPSASPLLPDAPPTAGAPQPRYLLRPVREEVWGRRGGSATLPCMLGVAPPGGFAVRWSRVDPARASETLVLVLASRGSGPSHLATRPYGALGARARLRRGHRLDMSLVLGPLELGDPGRFRCQLVLGLEDESVGLSLELEGVVFPYQPRGGRYQLTLAQAEQACEGQDGRLASADQLYRAWTEGLHWCGAGWLRDGSVRYPVLETRAACGGPGLPPGIRVYGPRDPRRDRFDAFCFTSSLTGRVTFIPGRLTLAEAGRACGARGASLALVGQLYAAWRFAGLDRCDGGWLADGSVRFPITDPRPRCGGEQDPGVRSFGFPRPHLPSYGAYCYAETPFPTPDL, encoded by the exons ATGtcctgccaccccctccgccccctgctcctgctcctgttccTGACGCCCTCcgcttccccgctcctccccgaCGCCCCGCCGACGGCAG GAGCCCCCCAACCCCGCTACCTGCTCCGCCCTGTGCGGGAGGAggtgtgggggcggcgggggggctcCGCGACCCTCCCGTGCATGCTGGGGGTGGCGCCCCCGGGGGGATTCGCCGTGCGCTGGAGCCGCGTGGACCCGGCCCGGGCGTCCGAGACCCTGGTCCTGGTGCTGGCCAGCCGCGGCTCCGGCCCCTCCCACCTGGCCACCCGGCCCTACGGAGCCCTGGGCGCCCGCGCCCGCCTGCGCCGGGGGCACCGGCTCGACATGTCGCTGGTCCTCGGGCCGCTGGAGCTGGGCGACCCGGGACGCTTCCGCTGCCAACTCGTCCTGGGCTTGGAGGACGAGAGCGTCGGGCTCAGTCTGGagctggagg GGGTGGTGTTCCCTTACCAGCCCCGCGGAGGCCGCTACCAGCTGACCCTGGCCCAGGCGGAGCAGGCCTGTGAGGGCCAAGATGGGCGCTTGGCTTCGGCCGACCAGCTCTATCggg CGTGGACTGAGGGCCTGCACTGGTGCGGGGCGGGCTGGCTGCGGGACGGCTCCGTGCGGTACCCGGTCCTGGAGACCCGCGCGGCCTGCGGGGGTCCCGGGCTGCCCCCCGGGATCCGAGTCTACGGGCCCCGCGACCCTCGACGTGACCGTTTCGACGCTTTCTGCTTCACCTCATCGCTAACTG GCCGGGTGACGTTCATCCCGGGCCGGCTGACCCTGGCGGAGGCGGGGCGGGCgtgcggggcgcggggggcgtcGCTGGCCCTGGTGGGTCAGCTGTACGCGGCCTGGCGCTTCGCCGGCCTGGATCGGTGCGACGGGGGCTGGCTGGCCGACGGCAGCGTCCGCTTCCCCAtcaccgacccccggccccgctgcGGCGGAGAACAGGACCCGGGCGTCCGCAGCTTCGGCTTCCCCCGCCCGCACCTGCCCTCCTACGGCGCCTACTGCTACGCCGAGACCCCGTTcccgacccctgacctctga